The proteins below are encoded in one region of Maribacter aestuarii:
- a CDS encoding DUF2480 family protein yields MSEIINRVTQSKLVTFDLEDYYPKGTRITLDIKDWLFDGIILREKEFRTHLENHDWAQYQDSFVAITCSTDAIVPGWAYMLLTTKLQPFAMKVVQGSLQDLETILYQSIIDNLDISSFKDKSVIIKGCSNKPVPPNAYLALTERLQTVVKSIMYGEACSSVPLFKRK; encoded by the coding sequence ATGTCTGAAATAATAAATAGAGTCACCCAGAGCAAACTTGTCACGTTTGACTTGGAAGATTATTATCCTAAAGGCACCAGAATAACACTCGATATAAAGGACTGGCTTTTTGACGGTATCATTTTAAGGGAAAAGGAGTTCCGTACCCATTTGGAAAATCACGATTGGGCGCAATATCAAGATTCCTTTGTGGCAATAACCTGTTCCACAGACGCTATTGTTCCAGGATGGGCCTACATGCTTTTGACCACAAAATTGCAACCTTTTGCTATGAAGGTGGTGCAAGGCTCATTACAGGATTTGGAGACAATTTTATATCAATCTATAATAGACAATCTGGATATTTCGAGTTTTAAGGATAAATCGGTTATTATTAAAGGATGTAGCAACAAGCCTGTTCCTCCTAATGCCTATCTAGCTCTTACGGAACGCTTACAAACCGTTGTAAAGTCTATCATGTACGGGGAAGCCTGCTCTTCCGTACCCCTCTTCAAGAGAAAATAA
- a CDS encoding SufE family protein, translating to MSIKEIQEDIVDEFSMFEDWMQRYEYMIELGKSLPLIDEEFKTDDNIIKGCQSKVWVHAELEEDKLVFTADSDAIITKGIIAILIRAFSNQKPQDIIDADTEFIDEIGLKEHLSPTRANGLVSMIKQLKLYAVAYQTQLN from the coding sequence ATGAGTATTAAAGAAATACAAGAAGATATAGTAGATGAATTTTCGATGTTCGAGGATTGGATGCAGCGATACGAATATATGATAGAACTCGGGAAATCACTTCCGCTAATTGACGAAGAATTTAAGACCGATGACAATATTATCAAAGGATGCCAGAGCAAGGTTTGGGTCCATGCAGAACTTGAGGAGGATAAGTTGGTCTTTACAGCCGATAGCGATGCTATAATTACCAAAGGAATCATTGCCATATTGATTAGAGCTTTTAGCAACCAAAAACCGCAAGATATCATTGATGCGGACACTGAATTTATTGATGAGATCGGATTGAAGGAACACTTGTCCCCAACAAGGGCCAACGGCTTGGTGAGCATGATCAAGCAACTTAAACTGTACGCAGTAGCGTACCAAACACAATTGAATTAA
- a CDS encoding four helix bundle protein, which translates to MKADKGFEKIISWKKARELNKEIYRLTTATEFSKDFALRDQIRRASISISSNIAEGFGRKTNKEFIYFLNVAQASCYEVKSQLYLALDIGYVSKLEFEPLFCICDEISKTIFGLIKHLQKP; encoded by the coding sequence ATGAAAGCCGATAAGGGTTTTGAAAAAATTATTTCCTGGAAGAAAGCGAGAGAGCTAAATAAAGAAATTTATCGACTCACCACTGCAACAGAGTTTTCAAAAGATTTTGCTTTAAGAGATCAGATTAGAAGAGCATCTATATCCATATCTTCAAATATTGCTGAAGGTTTCGGAAGAAAAACCAACAAAGAATTCATTTACTTTCTTAATGTTGCTCAGGCCTCGTGTTATGAAGTTAAATCTCAATTATATCTGGCTTTGGATATAGGATATGTTTCAAAACTAGAATTTGAACCATTATTTTGTATTTGTGATGAAATTTCTAAAACAATTTTTGGACTTATTAAGCATTTACAAAAGCCCTGA
- a CDS encoding DUF3078 domain-containing protein yields the protein MKKIIFTTALMLTCALGFSQTEEELKAQLGPKKDSIAAIQARVDAIKAEIAALPGWKMGAFGTIGVNLSSFNNWYGQGTPDVSSGNIAVTANGFANLKKEKFFWRNSANINLGWVKFDDKNDPNDDDSFRQATDVFNISSLYGRKLSEKFAISGLGEYRTTILNNFNDPGYLDLGVGATWTPITDLVVVIHPLNYNFVFSDNDAVFQSSLGAKIVADYTRKIGAINFKTNLSMFQSYESSDLSNYTWINSFGYTLWNGIGIGAEFGLRNNKQEALNFAQNGPTPDPTATFDSIDNDLQTYFLVGLNYAF from the coding sequence ATGAAAAAAATTATTTTTACTACGGCCCTTATGCTGACTTGTGCTTTAGGGTTTTCTCAAACAGAAGAGGAATTGAAGGCACAATTGGGTCCCAAAAAAGATTCTATTGCGGCCATACAAGCCAGGGTTGATGCTATTAAGGCAGAAATTGCAGCACTGCCTGGATGGAAAATGGGTGCATTTGGTACTATTGGTGTAAACCTCAGCAGTTTTAATAACTGGTACGGCCAGGGTACCCCAGATGTATCTTCGGGAAATATAGCTGTAACCGCAAATGGTTTCGCAAATCTTAAGAAAGAAAAGTTCTTTTGGAGAAACTCAGCTAACATAAACCTAGGATGGGTAAAGTTTGATGATAAAAATGACCCAAATGATGATGACAGTTTTAGACAAGCGACCGATGTATTTAATATCTCTTCACTTTATGGTCGAAAATTATCTGAAAAATTCGCCATATCTGGATTAGGGGAATATAGAACTACCATCTTGAACAACTTCAATGACCCAGGTTACTTAGATTTGGGTGTGGGTGCCACTTGGACACCTATAACAGATTTGGTGGTGGTTATCCATCCCTTAAACTACAACTTCGTATTCAGTGATAATGATGCAGTTTTTCAATCTTCTTTGGGTGCTAAGATAGTAGCAGATTATACTAGAAAAATTGGTGCTATTAATTTTAAGACCAACCTTTCTATGTTTCAAAGTTATGAGAGTAGTGACCTTTCCAATTACACTTGGATAAATTCTTTTGGATACACCTTGTGGAACGGAATAGGAATAGGAGCCGAGTTCGGTTTAAGAAATAATAAGCAAGAAGCATTGAATTTTGCACAAAATGGACCAACACCTGATCCCACTGCGACGTTTGATTCAATAGATAATGATCTGCAGACATACTTCTTGGTAGGCTTGAACTACGCTTTCTAA
- the hflX gene encoding GTPase HflX, producing the protein MLEKTTIDYEKAVLVGIINKEQNEEKVSEYLDELEFLTYTAGGEVTKRFVQRMDIQNPKTLIGSGKMEEVEQYVKEHEIGSVIFDDELTPAQQRNIEKQLRCKIIDRTSLILDIFAQRAQTSYARTQVELAQYEYLLPRLTGLWTHLERQRGGIGMRGPGETEIETDRRIVRDRISLLKKKLLKIDRQMETQRGNRGALVRVALVGYTNVGKSTLMNVISKSDVFAENKLFATLDTTVRKVVIGNLPFLLSDTVGFIRKLPTQLVESFKSTLDEVREADLLLHVVDISHPQFEEHIDSVNQILVEIKSGDKKTIMVFNKIDQYQNEEIDEDDLITERTSAHFTIADWKKTWMEKVGDRALFISALNKENLDEFRKRVYDEVREIHVTRFPYNNFLYPEHLDEY; encoded by the coding sequence AGGAACAGAATGAAGAAAAAGTAAGCGAATATCTGGATGAGTTAGAATTTCTGACCTATACCGCCGGTGGGGAAGTAACCAAACGCTTCGTGCAACGCATGGACATTCAAAATCCTAAAACACTTATAGGTAGTGGTAAGATGGAAGAAGTTGAACAGTATGTGAAAGAGCATGAAATCGGTTCGGTTATTTTTGATGATGAGCTTACTCCCGCACAGCAACGTAATATTGAAAAACAGCTCCGCTGTAAAATTATTGATCGTACCAGTCTGATCCTAGATATTTTTGCGCAGCGTGCCCAGACGAGCTATGCCCGAACGCAGGTGGAGTTAGCGCAATATGAGTATTTGTTACCTAGACTAACCGGCCTATGGACGCACTTGGAGCGCCAAAGAGGGGGTATTGGTATGCGAGGTCCCGGTGAAACGGAAATTGAGACGGATAGGCGTATTGTACGTGATCGCATTTCCCTGCTAAAAAAGAAGCTCTTAAAAATAGACCGGCAGATGGAGACGCAACGGGGCAACCGTGGTGCCTTGGTAAGAGTGGCGCTTGTTGGGTATACGAATGTGGGCAAATCAACCCTAATGAACGTTATCAGCAAAAGCGATGTATTTGCCGAAAACAAACTGTTCGCAACTTTAGATACAACCGTGCGAAAAGTGGTCATAGGCAATCTTCCCTTTTTATTGAGTGATACCGTTGGTTTTATCCGAAAACTGCCCACGCAACTCGTAGAAAGTTTTAAAAGCACGTTGGACGAGGTTCGGGAAGCGGACCTACTCTTACATGTGGTGGATATTTCGCATCCACAGTTTGAAGAGCATATAGATTCTGTGAATCAAATTCTTGTTGAAATAAAAAGTGGGGATAAAAAGACCATAATGGTTTTTAATAAAATTGACCAATATCAGAACGAAGAAATAGACGAGGACGATCTGATTACGGAACGCACATCCGCACATTTTACCATAGCCGATTGGAAAAAGACCTGGATGGAAAAGGTTGGGGACAGGGCGCTATTTATTTCTGCTTTGAACAAAGAAAATCTGGACGAATTTAGAAAACGGGTCTACGATGAAGTCAGGGAGATACATGTAACTCGTTTTCCTTATAATAATTTTCTGTACCCCGAACATTTGGACGAATATTAA
- a CDS encoding SUF system Fe-S cluster assembly protein: protein MSDISTAEDSAELGEKIVKILKTIYDPEIPVDIYELGLIYDVLVNEDNEVKILMTLTSPNCPVAETLPVEVEEKVKSLNAIKDAEVEITFDPPWTQDLMSEEAKLELGLL from the coding sequence ATGAGTGATATAAGTACAGCGGAAGACAGTGCCGAGTTAGGCGAGAAAATAGTAAAGATATTAAAGACCATTTATGATCCTGAAATACCTGTGGATATTTATGAGCTAGGGCTCATATATGATGTTTTGGTGAATGAGGACAACGAGGTCAAAATATTAATGACCTTAACTTCACCAAACTGCCCTGTTGCGGAAACCTTACCGGTAGAAGTAGAGGAAAAAGTAAAGTCATTAAACGCTATTAAAGATGCCGAGGTAGAAATAACTTTTGACCCACCCTGGACACAGGATTTAATGAGCGAAGAGGCCAAACTGGAACTTGGTTTATTATAG